A genomic region of Pyrus communis chromosome 14, drPyrComm1.1, whole genome shotgun sequence contains the following coding sequences:
- the LOC137714250 gene encoding uncharacterized protein, producing MKDHRICGVRRRLGYSNGFDVSPNGRSGGLSLWWEDNLEVKIIFSSKHIIDAVMKCEGQTHWCRFTGVYGTPYRNEKSVFWDWMGHHFIPTDIPWICGGDFNEYIWDHEKSGGVEVLYNRPRFLEEFMVSSQLLDLGFHGSAFTWRGLRRGEWVEERLDRVLANERWQECWPNSHVVHGMDLASDHCTIILNSSIVGPKGRKLFRFEAYWAMEEECKELVKNCWEGRQHGSPMNRWMRKINECRSRLSRWNQSKFKGRSYKIQELLSQLDSLQRDWGPNYAEIREKSRRVDELRLQDESYWCQRSRVKWLREGDANTKFFHSSTLQRRRRNKVVKLRNEDGSWVDRPSQVRQLVENHFISVFCSAGDRDWGALLDCLTPSVTSEMNAALIVPVTEEEIKEAAMQMGALKAPGPDGFQGIFYHTYWEIVREDISALIKDLLQESAGTGRLNLTHIVLIPKVPNPEYVSQFRPISLCNYSYKILSKILANRLKVLLPTVISPSQNAFVAGRQIQDSIGIAHEMFHFLKGRKARNKFEMGIKLDMQKAYDRVEWDFLDAVMERMGFCSRWRSLISGCLSSVQFAVLLNGQAGAPFVPSRGIRQGDPLSPYLFILVGEVLSKMIQGAVGQGRLEGVKMGGSGPVISHLFFADDTLLFLRADQKNCRNLRHLIESFCVASGQKVNLMKSSVFFGVNVPKGIADQLGGSLGMAVVNNPGTYLGVPALWGRSKQRGLAYVKGRIMEKLQGWKQSSLSRAGKEVLIKAVIQAIPAYPMSIFKFPKVVCNELDALVAGFWWGSKEGANKIHWVSKEVLGIPKELGGLGFRNFQEFNDALLAKQCWRLITEPDSLWAQVIKARYFPHCSIWDAKKGGRASWAWSSLLCGRDLIREGSHWQIMGGQEVRVWQDRWLPSLPLGHPVPFGPVAVTPGLRVRDLICPESGRWNIGFLQPIISGEDMQAIEETPLGDLSRKDRLVWEFNKNGCYSVKSGYRWLQDRSLELRDTRRPSVRGVPRSLWKEIWKLEVPPKLRHFLWLTVHGCLPTRDALFRRRSSQSSTCPICCCHDETTEHMFLFCSWVEPIWFGGALGYKVDRLSLPDWVDWIQAVFSQNMCTTGDSKWRRSYIVVTCWCIWKARCDFVFNGVPLCPPKVLAAITLAVSSFFGAKAAAGYRNVGDGRKEKLAVRWCAPVDPFVKINVDASWSKASKLGFAGVIARGQDRRMVAVARYAIRAPSAAAAEATALMHGCQLGAALGLRYVILESDSLEAIKSLSSSLSVGSWEAFPMLARVKQLGRDFSECRWSWVPRLANGVAHELASVDFPEMCDVVWVERPPSSLVFLKAITLRNPPLSLKLTSPDTQRDIITAFSMEITKAIAKDIGDLYFSILIDELHDMFPMNQLAIVIRFVDKGHLRGQGYGGTSNMLGELNSLKTLIMKENECAYYVHCFAHNLHSTLIDVAKDPFEILHLFTSVANMVNVIGAFVECCDILRKKHGALVSEALNTSDLLSGQDVLEVIADFGSKTEQKCKAELAQYYPNDFSALDLMMLEDQLKMYIMDLRSSFEFSRLDGIADLAQKMVETKKDSVYLLVYLLLTLALILPVATPTVERAFCATRIVKNRLLNQMEDQRTDDSWIAYIEKDILDGSSMTACLRSNDCRTLELQNVLFIWSLLLYLVTTFGICFDF from the exons ATGAAAGATCATAGAATTTGTGGGGTGAGGAGGCGTTTAGGCTACTCAAATGGCTTCGATGTTTCGCCAAATGGAAGATCTGGAGGTTTGAGCTTATGGTGGGAGGACAATCTGGAGGTAAAGATTATATTTTCGTCTAAGCATATTATTGATGCTGTTATGAAATGTGAAGGGCAAACCCACTGGTGTCGGTTTACGGGGGTATACGGAACCCCGTATAGAAATGAGAAATCGGTGTTCTGGGATTGGATGGGTCATCATTTTATCCCTACGGATATCCCGTGGATTTGTGGAGGGGACTTTAATGAGTATATCTGGGACCATGAGAAGTCTGGAGGTGTCGAAGTGTTGTATAATAGGCCCAGGTTCTTAGAAGAATTCATGGTTTCATCCCAGTTGCTGGATTTGGGCTTTCATGGATCGGCCTTCACTTGGAGAGGTTTGAGAAGAGGGGAGTGGGTGGAGGAACGCTTAGACCGGGTCCTTGCGAACGAGAGGTGGCAGGAATGCTGGCCAAATTCTCATGTTGTGCACGGAATGGACTTAGCCTCGGATCATTGCACAATTATCCTGAATTCGAGCATTGTGGGGCCGAAAGGGAGGAAGTTGTTTAGGTTTGAGGCTTACTGGGCAATGGAGGAAGAGTGCAAGGAGCTGGTGAAAAATTGTTGGGAAGGTCGGCAGCATGGTAGTCCGATGAATAGGTGGATGAGAAAAATTAATGAGTGCCGTTCTCGGCTAAGTAGGTGGAACCAATCGAAATTCAAGGGGCGGAGCTACAAAATCCAGGAGCTTCTCTCCCAGTTAGATTCACTCCAGCGTGATTGGGGTCCGAATTATGCAGAGATAAGGGAGAAGTCTCGGCGGGTTGATGAGCTTAGGCTTCAAGATGAAAGCTACTGGTGCCAACGGTCACGAGTAAAATGGCTGAGGGAGGGGGATGCCAATACTAAGTTCTTTCATTCTTCCACCCTTCAGAGGCGTCGGAGAAATAAGGTTGTGAAGCTGAGGAATGAGGATGGAAGCTGGGTAGATCGCCCGTCTCAAGTCCGCCAATTGGTGGAAAACCACTTCATCTCTGTTTTTTGCTCGGCCGGGGATCGTGATTGGGGAGCGTTGTTGGACTGTTTGACGCCCTCGGTTACTAGCGAGATGAATGCGGCATTAATTGTGCCTGTGACGGAGGAGGAAATTAAGGAGGCAGCTATGCAAATGGGCGCTTTAAAGGCTCCGGGGCCTGATGGTTTCCAAGGAATCTTTTATCACACGTACTGGGAGATTGTGAGGGAGGATATTTCTGCTCTGATCAAGGATCTGCTTCAAGAGTCAGCAGGCACGGGGCGTTTAAATCTGACCCATATTGTGTTGATTCCCAAAGTTCCAAACCCGGAGTATGTGTCGCAATTTAGGCCTATCAGTTTGTGCAACTATTCGTACAAAATTCTCTCTAAGATTCTCGCCAACCGGTTGAAGGTTCTATTACCAACGGTTATCTCTCCGTCTCAGAATGCTTTTGTGGCGGGCAGACAAATTCAGGACAGCATTGGTATCGCCCATGAGATGTTTCATTTTCTGAAGGGGAGGAAAGCAAGGAATAAGTTTGAGATGGGTATTAAGCTGGATATGCAGAAAGCTTACGACCGGGTGGAATGGGATTTCTTGGATGCAGTTATGGAAAGAATGGGTTTCTGTAGCAGATGGAGATCACTTATTAGTGGCTGTTTATCGTCTGTACAATTTGCGGTTCTCCTAAATGGGCAGGCCGGGGCGCCTTTTGTTCCCTCAAGGGGTATCCGTCAGGGGGATCCTCTGTCTCCTTACTTATTTATTCTTGTGGGAGAGGTTTTGTCCAAAATGATTCAAGGTGCGGTTGGTCAGGGTCGGCTGGAGGGGGTAAAGATGGGTGGCTCAGGTCCTGTGATTTCTCACCTATTCTTTGCTGATGACACTCTCTTGTTTCTACGTGCTGATCAGAAAAACTGCCGTAATCTGAGACATTTGATTGAGAGTTTCTGTGTTGCTTCTGGGCAGAAGGTGAATTTAATGAAGTCTAGTGTGTTTTTTGGAGTTAATGTGCCTAAGGGGATTGCTGATCAGTTGGGGGGATCTCTTGGCATGGCTGTGGTTAATAATCCAGGGACCTACTTGGGGGTTCCTGCTCTTTGGGGCCGATCGAAGCAACGTGGTCTTGCTTATGTGAAGGGAAGAATTATGGAAAAACTACAAGGGTGGAAACAAAGTTCGCTTTCCCGGGCCGGTAAAGAGGTTTTAATCAAGGCTGTAATCCAAGCTATTCCGGCGTACCCTATGAGTATCTTCAAATTCCCCAAAGTTGTTTGTAATGAGTTGGATGCGTTGGTGGCTGGATTTTGGTGGGGAAGTAAGGAGGGAGCCAATAAGATTCATTGGGTTTCTAAGGAGGTTTTGGGTATTCCGAAAGAGTTGGGAGGCTTAGGATTCAGAAACTTTCAGGAGTTTAATGATGCTTTGCTTGCTAAGCAATGCTGGAGATTAATCACTGAACCTGATTCGTTATGGGCTCAGGTTATCAAGGCTCGGTATTTTCCCCATTGCTCGATATGGGACGCGAAGAAGGGAGGTCGGGCGTCTTGGGCGTGGAGTAGCCTTCTTTGTGGCAGGGACTTGATCAGGGAGGGCTCTCACTGGCAGATTATGGGGGGTCAGGAGGTTCGGGTGTGGCAGGACAGATGGCTTCCTTCCTTGCCCCTTGGACATCCGGTGCCGTTTGGACCGGTTGCGGTCACCCCCGGCTTACGTGTTCGAGATCTTATTTGCCCGGAGTCGGGGCGGTGGAACATTGGCTTTTTGCAACCTATCATCTCGGGGGAGGATATGCAGGCTATTGAGGAGACGCCTTTGGGGGATTTAAGTCGTAAAGACCGGCTTGTCTGGGAGTTTAATAAGAACGGTTGTTACTCGGTCAAGTCGGGATATAGATGGCTGCAAGATAGATCGTTAGAGTTGAGAGATACTCGTCGGCCTTCTGTCCGAGGGGTTCCCAGGAGTTTATGGAAAGAGATTTGGAAGTTGGAGGTTCCTCCCAAACTGCGGCATTTTTTGTGGCTTACTGTGCATGGTTGTCTTCCTACTCGGGATGCTCTTTTCCGCCGGAGATCCTCTCAGAGCTCCACTTGTCCTATATGTTGCTGCCACGATGAGACCACTGAGCATATGTTCCTCTTCTGTTCTTGGGTGGAACCCATTTGGTTTGGTGGGGCGTTGGGTTACAAAGTGGATAGGCTTTCTCTCCCGGATTGGGTGGACTGGATCCAGGCGGTCTTCTCCCAGAACATGTGCACCACGGGCGATTCGAAATGGAGGAGATCTTACATTGTGGTTACGTGTTGGTGTATTTGGAAGGCCCGATGTGATTTTGTGTTCAATGGGGTGCCCTTATGCCCTCCAAAAGTGTTGGCTGCGATCACTTTGGCGGTGAGCTCTTTCTTTGGTGCAAAGGCTGCGGCAGGATATAGAAATGTGGGCGATGGGAGAAAGGAAAAGCTGGCTGTGCGATGGTGTGCTCCGGTCGATCCTTTTGTGAAGATTAATGTGGATGCTAGCTGGTCCAAGGCCTCAAAATTGGGTTTTGCCGGTGTAATTGCGCGAGGACAGGACAGAAGGATGGTGGCAGTCGCGAGGTACGCTATCAGGGCTCCTTCGGCGGCTGCAGCGGAGGCCACAGCGTTGATGCATGGATGCCAGTTAGGTGCGGCTTTGGGTTTAAGGTATGTCATCTTGGAATCTGACTCCCTGGAAGCTATAAAATCTCTATCTAGTTCGCTGTCGGTGGGTAGTTGGGAGGCTTTTCCTATGTTGGCTCGGGTTAAGCAATTGGGGAGGGATTTTTCTGAGTGCCGTTGGTCTTGGGTGCCTAGGTTAGCTAATGGTGTGGCGCATGAGTTAGCGTCGGTTGATTTTCCGGAGATGTGTGATGTTGTATGGGTCGAAAGGCCTCCATCTTCGTTGGTCTTT TTAAAAGCTATCACATTGAGAAATCCTCCCTTAAGTCTGAAGCTGACTTCACCTGATACTCAGAGGGACATTATAACTGCTTTTTCAATGGAAATTACCAAAGCAATAGCTAAAGATATTGGTGATTTGTATTTTTCCATTCTCATCGACGAGCTTCATGACATGTTTCCAATGAATCAATTGGCTATTGTTATACGCTTTGTGGATAAAGGTCAT CTACGGGGGCAAGGTTATGGTGGGACAAGTAATATGCTAGGTGAGTTGAATAGCCTTAAGACACTTATAATGAAGGAGAACGAGTGTGCCTATTATGTTCATTGCTTTGCTCACAATCTTCATTCAACACTTATTGATGTGGCAAAGGATCCTTTTGAAATCTTGCATCTCTTTACCTCGGTTGCTAATATGGTGAATGTTATTGGGGCATTTGTTGAATGTTGTGATATTCTTCGGAAGAAACATGGTGCTTTGGTTTCTGAAGCACTCAATACCAGTGATCTTCTAAGTGGACAAG ATGTACTTGAGGTCATAGCAGATTTTGGATCAAAGACTGAGCAGAAATGTAAAGCAGAG CTTGCTCAGTATTACCCAAATGACTTTTCTGCACTTGACTTGATGATGCTTGAAGATCAGCTTAAGATGTACATTATGGACTTGCGCTCCAGCTTTGAGTTTTCAAGATTGGATGGGATTGCGGATCTTGCACAGAAAATGGTTGAGACAAAAAAAGACAGTGTTTACCTATTAGTTTACTTGCTGTTGACATTGGCACTTATCTTACCGGTTGCAACTCCTACTGTAGAGAGGGCGTTTTGTGCTACGAGGATTGTGAAGAACCGGTTACTCAATCAAATGGAAGATCAAAGGACGGATGATAGTTGGATTGCATATAttgagaaagacattcttgatG GTTCAAGCATGACTGCTTGCTTAAGAAGCAATGACTGCAGAACATTGGAATTACAG AATGTGCTGTTCATCTGGTCTCTGCTTCTCTATCTAGTTACTACTTTTGGCATTTGCTTTGATTTCTGA
- the LOC137716208 gene encoding 17.6 kDa class I heat shock protein-like: MSIVPINERRGSDDFDNLSSALDLWDPFTDFPFRAFPFHSPISNVLREFNPFSSVNSRLDWRETRNAHVLTAALPAFANEEVLVSLEDERVLQISTDSGSFTTRMKLPDDARIEELKAFMSNGVLTVTVPKLAAAAGGGDVRVIEISGDD, from the coding sequence ATGTCGATCGTCCCAATCAACGAGCGACGAGGCAGCGACGACTTCGACAATCTCTCATCGGCCCTCGACCTGTGGGACCCATTCACGGATTTCCCATTCCGAGCATTTCCATTCCATTCCCCAATCTCCAACGTCCTCCGGGAATTCAATCCGTTTTCTTCCGTAAACTCCCGGCTCGACTGGAGAGAGACCCGAAATGCCCACGTCCTGACCGCGGCGCTGCCGGCGTTCGCCAACGAGGAAGTGCTCGTTTCGCTTGAGGACGAACGAGTGCTCCAGATCAGCACCGACAGCGGCAGCTTCACGACGAGGATGAAGCTGCCGGACGACGCGAGGATCGAGGAGCTCAAGGCTTTCATGAGCAATGGAGTGCTCACTGTGACTGTTCCTAAGTTGGCGGCCGCCGCCGGCGGGGGCGATGTCAGGGTTATTGAAATTTCCGGCGATGATTGA
- the LOC137716185 gene encoding UDP-glucose iridoid glucosyltransferase-like — METEKKTQSTRLVLFPCPYQGHINPMLQLGSFLHSRGFSITVIHTQFNSPNPSNHPDFTFFPIQDGLTAEEISSGNAVAILLAINGNCTASFRQRLTQVMEQESENKITCVIHDDLMYFTEAVAKDLNIPNIMLRTTSVTNFLARTALLWLHSKGHIPFPDSQSLSPLPDVDHLRLKDLPTNNFDTVERYSELAGNAHDVRTASAIVWNTTDCLERSSLAKIQQQCPVPIFSIGPLHKIEAAASSSLLEEDTNCIGWLDKQSNNAVIYVSLGSVASISEKELAEMAWGLANSEQPFLWVIRPGSVGGSNWMELLPKGFIEAIGERGYIVKWAPQRKVLSHRAIGGFWSHCGWNSTLESLSEGIPMICLPSFGDQKVHSRYVSLVWKVGIHLDNEVERGEIERAVRKLMVDADGEVMRVRAKDLKEKIEVSLRKGGSSYKLLNKLVELIMSL; from the exons ATGGAGACGGAAAAGAAAACACAGAGTACCAGGTTGGTTTTATTCCCATGTCCATACCAAGGTCACATAAATCCAATGCTTCAGCTGGGTTCCTTCCTTCACTCAAGGGGCTTTTCCATCACTGTTATTCACACCCAGTTCAACTCCCCCAACCCTTCAAACCACCCAGATTTCACCTTCTTTCCAATACAAGATGGCTTGACTGCTGAAGAGATCTCATCTGGGAATGCAGTGGCCATTTTGCTGGCCATAAATGGCAACTGCACAGCGAGTTTCCGACAGCGCTTGACTCAAGTTATGGAACAGGAATCCGAGAACAAAATCACCTGCGTTATCCATGATGACCTTATGTACTTCACTGAAGCTGTAGCTAAGGATCTAAACATCCCAAACATCATGCTACGAACTACCAGCGTTACCAATTTTCTAGCTCGTACTGCTCTCCTATGGCTTCATTCAAAAGGTCACATCCCATTCCCAG ACTCTCAGTCACTGAGTCCGCTGCCCGATGTTGATCACCTCAGGTTGAAGGATCTGCCTACCAACAACTTCGACACAGTAGAAAGGTACTCAGAACTAGCCGGTAATGCACACGATGTGAGGACAGCATCAGCAATCGTTTGGAACACCACTGATTGTCTTGAACGATCATCACTTGCAAAGATCCAGCAACAATGCCCAGTTCCAATCTTCTCCATAGGTCCTCTTCACAAGATTGAAGCAGCAGCTTCTAGTAGCTTACTAGAAGAGGACACCAACTGCATTGGGTGGCTCGACAAGCAATCTAACAACGCGGTTATCTATGTAAGCTTGGGAAGTGTAGCATCCATCAGTGAGAAAGAGCTCGCCGAAATGGCTTGGGGATTGGCTAACAGCGAGCAGCCTTTCTTATGGGTGATCAGACCTGGCTCAGTAGGTGGTTCAAATTGGATGGAGCTATTGCCTAAAGGTTTCATAGAAGCGATTGGAGAACGCGGTTACATTGTAAAATGGGCACCCCAGAGGAAAGTTTTGTCCCATCGCGCAATCGGAGGGTTTTGGAGCCACTGCGGTTGGAACTCAACGCTAGAGAGTTTGTCCGAAGGGATTCCGATGATATGCCTGCCGTCTTTTGGCGACCAGAAGGTGCATTCAAGGTATGTTAGCCTAGTATGGAAAGTAGGGATACATTTAGACAATGAggtagagagaggagagattgAGAGAGCTGTCCGGAAACTGATGGTAGATGCTGATGGGGAGGTGATGAGGGTTAGGGCCAAGGATTTGAAGGAGAAAATAGAAGTTTCTTTGAGGAAAGGTGGTTCTTCCTACAAATTATTGAATAAGCTTGTAGAACTCATCATGTCACTTTAA